One part of the Anaerolineales bacterium genome encodes these proteins:
- a CDS encoding 30S ribosomal protein S1 produces the protein MNEYNRARNSSAPRSEGWGGSLADDHLGSAAPNRRPGAKRPGQRPAGPRGGNRHGGRTPAPKADESMGWVDWRRVLELQENETVCYAEVVSWNKGGLLVRAQEFQGFVPRSHLAATASGQRVTEKLLESYMGKEMELKVIECDPERGRIVLSERAAESAPGSRQGLLQTLQPGQQVEGKVTNVTNFGLFIDLGGVEGLVHISELSWGRVGHPREIASPGQVLSVVVLEINSDLERVSLSVKRGQHNPWATVMERFPEGAETSAEITEVVHFGAFAKLEEGLEGLIHITQMGLHHRLDPRLVLEAGMQVQVKVLQVESDRQRLSLQLLGEPWKDQAEGPAWLETPGEHA, from the coding sequence ATGAACGAGTACAACCGTGCCAGAAACTCTTCGGCCCCGCGCAGTGAAGGGTGGGGCGGCTCGCTGGCTGATGACCATCTTGGTTCGGCTGCGCCCAACCGCCGCCCGGGCGCCAAGCGCCCCGGCCAGCGGCCAGCCGGCCCGCGGGGGGGGAACCGCCACGGCGGCCGCACGCCGGCGCCTAAGGCCGATGAGAGCATGGGCTGGGTGGATTGGCGCCGCGTGCTGGAGCTGCAGGAGAACGAAACCGTCTGCTATGCCGAAGTGGTGAGCTGGAATAAGGGCGGCCTGCTGGTGCGCGCCCAGGAATTCCAAGGCTTTGTGCCCCGCTCGCACCTGGCCGCCACGGCCAGTGGCCAGCGTGTCACCGAAAAGCTGCTCGAAAGCTACATGGGCAAAGAGATGGAGCTCAAGGTGATCGAATGTGACCCGGAGCGCGGCCGGATTGTGCTCTCCGAGCGGGCTGCTGAAAGCGCCCCCGGCTCGCGCCAGGGCTTGCTGCAAACCCTGCAGCCCGGCCAACAGGTGGAAGGCAAGGTCACCAACGTCACCAACTTTGGCCTGTTCATTGACCTGGGCGGGGTGGAAGGGCTGGTACACATCTCCGAGCTCTCGTGGGGCCGTGTGGGCCACCCGCGCGAGATCGCTTCGCCCGGCCAGGTGCTCTCGGTAGTGGTGCTTGAGATCAACAGCGATCTGGAGCGGGTTTCGCTCAGCGTCAAGCGCGGCCAGCACAACCCCTGGGCCACCGTGATGGAACGCTTCCCCGAAGGCGCAGAAACCAGCGCCGAGATCACTGAAGTTGTACACTTTGGTGCCTTCGCCAAACTGGAAGAGGGACTGGAAGGCTTGATACACATTACCCAGATGGGCCTGCACCACCGCCTGGACCCACGCCTGGTGCTGGAAGCCGGCATGCAAGTGCAGGTCAAGGTGCTCCAGGTCGAATCCGACCGCCAGCGCCTCAGCCTGCAGCTGTTGGGCGAGCCGTGGAAGGACCAGGCCGAAGGCCCGGCCTGGCTCGAAACTCCCGGGGAGCATGCTTAG
- a CDS encoding HNH endonuclease, producing the protein MQPSLKELVLVLNTNYEPINVCTIRRAMGLIFSEKASMLQNGRGEIHTARQVYPAPSVIRLERMVRRPRPKVKLNKQEIFRRDGHTCQYCGRKDVELTLDHILPRRLGGRHSWENLITACRACNHQKGGRVLEHAGMQLLSQPHAPAASAQYIFGRYLAENMDWNSFITGW; encoded by the coding sequence ATGCAACCAAGCTTAAAGGAACTCGTCCTCGTCCTCAACACCAACTACGAACCGATCAACGTTTGCACCATACGCCGCGCCATGGGTCTGATCTTTTCTGAGAAGGCCTCCATGCTCCAGAACGGCCGCGGCGAGATCCACACGGCTCGTCAGGTGTACCCAGCCCCCTCCGTCATCCGGTTGGAGCGTATGGTGCGCCGCCCCCGCCCCAAAGTCAAGCTGAACAAGCAGGAAATCTTCCGCCGAGACGGGCATACCTGCCAGTATTGCGGCCGCAAAGATGTGGAGCTGACCCTCGACCATATCCTGCCGCGCCGCCTGGGCGGCCGTCACAGCTGGGAGAATCTGATCACCGCCTGCCGGGCCTGCAACCACCAAAAAGGCGGCCGCGTGCTGGAGCACGCCGGCATGCAGCTGCTCAGCCAGCCGCATGCGCCCGCAGCCTCGGCCCAGTACATCTTTGGCCGCTATCTGGCCGAGAACATGGATTGGAATAGCTTTATCACTGGCTGGTAA
- the lgt gene encoding prolipoprotein diacylglyceryl transferase yields the protein MSIDQTAIYIGPLTIHFYGLILMSGVIAAAYLGERIAKERKMNSEFIWDSLLWIVLGGIIGARLWHILTPPPSMVEAGVTTMYYLTHPLDAIAVWRGGLGIPGAVVGGVIALYIMARRHGEKLPAWLDVIAAPLALGQAIGRWGNFVNQELYGAPSDLPWAITIDPVHRLPEFADVARYHPIFLYESLWSLVTVIFLVWLGRKYGKVLKPGDIFLTYLITYPTIRILLDFLRLDASQVGGFNANQTLMAVVLVLAAGTLIYRHTRPEKKKRK from the coding sequence ATGTCAATTGACCAAACTGCAATTTATATCGGGCCGCTCACGATCCACTTCTACGGCCTGATCCTGATGAGCGGCGTGATCGCCGCGGCCTACCTGGGCGAGCGCATCGCCAAGGAACGCAAGATGAACAGCGAATTCATCTGGGATAGCCTGCTGTGGATCGTGCTGGGCGGCATCATTGGCGCTCGTCTGTGGCACATCCTCACTCCGCCGCCCAGCATGGTGGAGGCGGGCGTCACCACCATGTACTATCTCACCCACCCGCTGGATGCGATTGCGGTGTGGCGCGGCGGCCTGGGCATCCCCGGCGCGGTGGTGGGCGGCGTGATCGCGCTGTACATCATGGCCCGCAGGCACGGCGAGAAGTTGCCCGCCTGGCTGGATGTCATCGCCGCTCCGCTGGCCCTCGGCCAAGCCATCGGTCGCTGGGGCAACTTTGTTAATCAGGAGCTTTATGGCGCGCCGAGCGATCTGCCCTGGGCCATCACCATTGACCCGGTCCACCGCCTGCCTGAGTTCGCCGACGTGGCCCGCTATCACCCCATCTTTCTGTATGAGTCTTTGTGGAGCCTGGTCACGGTCATATTCCTGGTCTGGCTGGGCCGCAAGTACGGCAAAGTGCTCAAGCCGGGCGATATTTTCCTAACCTACCTCATCACCTATCCAACCATCCGCATCCTGCTCGACTTCCTGCGTTTGGATGCTTCACAGGTGGGCGGTTTCAACGCCAACCAGACCCTGATGGCGGTCGTGCTGGTGCTGGCGGCCGGTACGCTGATCTATCGGCACACCCGGCCAGAGAAGAAGAAGCGCAAGTAA
- a CDS encoding VOC family protein, protein MRIYITSVPISDYENAVSFYTEKMGFVKKRDVEMGHAMRFITLVSPEDPEGPELLLEPNAEHRGIKALREALAEDGIPITSFAVKDLDAEYKRLSELGVLFTQKPMRQGGWYSAVLDDTNGNLIELAEVPSA, encoded by the coding sequence ATGAGAATTTACATCACCAGCGTCCCCATCTCGGATTACGAGAACGCCGTGTCCTTTTATACGGAAAAGATGGGCTTTGTGAAGAAGCGCGATGTGGAGATGGGTCACGCCATGCGTTTCATCACCCTGGTCTCGCCCGAGGACCCGGAAGGGCCGGAGCTGCTGCTGGAGCCCAACGCCGAGCACCGCGGCATCAAGGCCCTGCGTGAAGCGCTGGCCGAGGATGGCATCCCCATCACCTCGTTCGCGGTCAAAGACTTGGACGCCGAGTACAAACGCCTGAGCGAGCTGGGCGTGCTATTCACGCAGAAGCCCATGCGCCAGGGCGGCTGGTATTCGGCGGTGCTGGATGACACCAACGGCAACCTGATCGAGCTGGCCGAAGTGCCGAGCGCGTAA
- a CDS encoding tyrosine--tRNA ligase: MNIEEQVQTLMQGTEYGDPQLAKAMETELRQRLNEAQASGRPLRVYAGFDPRTTDLHLGHTIPMRKLRQFQDFGHHVVFLIGSFTSLIGDPSDKDQLRPQLTAEEVEQNAQTYAEQAFRVLDRDKTEVRHNAEWLSKLDFADLIKLAANFTLQQFVTRENFHLRWEKGDPIYLHETFYPIMQGYDAYALKTDVQVGGTDQLFNILTAGRKLMSAMGEKPNIGIILGILPGTDGEIKMSKSLGNHIPLNTDANDMFGKVMSVPDKAMGAYMRLATRWNASEVARREAAVADGSLHPREAKAELAAEITGIFYGAEAAAAARQNFDRVFQQGDVPTAMDTFTVDKSQSLLDILLAVGLVKSKSEGRRLVEQNGVRLDGEALTDPAAPLPAAGVLQVGKRRFVRVEF; encoded by the coding sequence ATGAACATTGAAGAGCAAGTCCAAACTCTGATGCAGGGCACCGAATACGGTGACCCGCAGCTGGCCAAAGCCATGGAGACCGAGCTGCGCCAGCGCCTCAACGAGGCGCAGGCCAGCGGCCGCCCGTTGCGCGTCTATGCCGGCTTTGACCCGCGCACTACGGATCTGCACCTGGGCCACACCATCCCCATGCGCAAGCTGCGCCAGTTCCAGGATTTTGGGCACCATGTCGTCTTCCTCATCGGCAGCTTCACTTCGCTGATCGGCGACCCGTCCGACAAGGATCAGCTGCGTCCCCAGCTAACCGCCGAAGAAGTGGAGCAGAACGCGCAGACCTATGCCGAGCAGGCCTTCCGCGTGCTGGACCGCGACAAGACCGAGGTGCGCCACAACGCCGAATGGCTCTCCAAGCTCGATTTTGCCGACCTGATCAAACTGGCGGCCAACTTCACCCTGCAACAGTTCGTCACGCGTGAGAACTTCCACTTGCGCTGGGAGAAGGGCGACCCCATTTACCTGCACGAGACCTTCTATCCCATCATGCAGGGCTACGATGCTTACGCCCTCAAGACCGATGTGCAGGTGGGCGGCACGGACCAGCTTTTCAATATCCTCACCGCCGGGCGCAAGCTGATGAGCGCCATGGGTGAGAAACCCAACATTGGCATCATCCTCGGTATCCTGCCCGGCACGGATGGCGAGATCAAGATGAGCAAGTCGCTCGGCAACCATATCCCGCTCAATACCGACGCCAACGACATGTTCGGCAAGGTGATGAGCGTGCCGGATAAGGCCATGGGCGCCTACATGCGCCTGGCCACCCGCTGGAACGCCAGCGAGGTGGCCCGCCGCGAGGCGGCCGTCGCCGACGGCAGCCTACACCCGCGTGAAGCCAAAGCCGAGCTGGCCGCCGAGATCACCGGCATCTTCTACGGCGCCGAGGCGGCCGCAGCCGCCCGCCAAAACTTTGACCGCGTATTTCAGCAGGGCGACGTACCAACGGCGATGGATACGTTTACTGTGGATAAGAGCCAATCCTTGCTCGACATTTTGCTGGCCGTTGGTTTGGTCAAGAGCAAGAGCGAGGGCCGTCGCCTGGTGGAGCAAAATGGCGTCCGTTTGGATGGCGAGGCGCTGACAGACCCAGCCGCTCCGCTGCCTGCCGCCGGCGTGCTGCAGGTCGGCAAGCGCCGCTTCGTGCGCGTTGAGTTTTAG
- a CDS encoding helix-turn-helix transcriptional regulator — protein sequence MDLLFKALADPTRRNILDELSKHDGQTLFELCQRLLFEHKVESSRQAISQHLDVLEAADLIRVERKGRYKFHFINTEPLKAIQQRWSGKEAS from the coding sequence GTGGACCTGCTCTTCAAGGCACTGGCCGACCCAACCCGCAGAAACATTCTTGACGAACTGAGCAAGCACGACGGTCAAACCCTGTTCGAGCTGTGCCAGCGTCTATTGTTTGAGCACAAGGTGGAATCCTCACGCCAGGCCATATCCCAGCATCTAGATGTGCTCGAGGCGGCAGACCTGATCCGCGTCGAGCGCAAGGGCCGCTACAAATTCCACTTCATAAATACCGAACCATTGAAAGCCATCCAGCAGCGCTGGAGCGGCAAGGAGGCTTCATGA
- a CDS encoding FHA domain-containing protein, with translation MAELPAYLLLGLRALMALALYGFLAWCFLTLWRELKQQAMNLARQRIPALLITQDGDANQQLRFATAEVTLGRHPSCEWVLADETVSSRHARLVFHHDHWWLEDLASRNGTFLNGDALHAPVVLTSQDHIRCGQVSFTLHIEALPQATPQTQEQA, from the coding sequence ATGGCAGAGCTCCCCGCATACCTCTTGCTTGGCCTGCGAGCGCTGATGGCCCTGGCGCTGTACGGCTTCCTGGCATGGTGCTTCCTCACGCTATGGCGTGAGCTGAAGCAGCAGGCCATGAACCTGGCGCGCCAGCGCATCCCTGCCCTGCTGATAACGCAGGACGGCGACGCCAACCAGCAGCTGCGCTTCGCCACGGCCGAAGTGACCCTGGGGCGCCACCCCAGCTGCGAATGGGTGCTGGCGGATGAGACCGTCTCCTCCCGCCATGCCCGCCTGGTGTTCCACCATGACCACTGGTGGCTGGAAGACCTGGCCTCGCGCAATGGCACTTTTCTCAATGGGGATGCCCTGCACGCTCCTGTGGTGTTAACCAGTCAGGACCATATTCGCTGCGGCCAGGTGAGCTTTACCCTGCATATTGAGGCGTTGCCGCAGGCCACACCACAGACACAGGAGCAGGCATGA
- a CDS encoding VOC family protein, translating to MKQAVQLLPNLTFDGTCDQALQFYKAVFGGELVVNYYRDMYEMPENEAHKVMHAELDNEFLTLFAADTVPGMTTTFGDNVRVCVAGTDVAKLSEYFKALAEGGAVFMPFEKQPWGQELGMLTDKFGTHWMMAARA from the coding sequence ATGAAGCAAGCAGTGCAGCTGTTGCCCAACCTTACGTTTGACGGCACCTGTGATCAGGCCCTGCAGTTTTACAAAGCCGTGTTCGGGGGCGAACTGGTGGTGAATTACTACCGCGACATGTACGAGATGCCTGAGAACGAAGCGCACAAAGTGATGCACGCCGAACTGGATAACGAGTTCCTGACCCTGTTCGCCGCCGACACTGTGCCGGGCATGACCACCACCTTTGGCGACAACGTGCGCGTCTGCGTAGCCGGTACGGATGTGGCCAAGCTGAGCGAGTACTTCAAAGCCCTGGCGGAGGGCGGCGCGGTCTTTATGCCTTTCGAGAAGCAACCCTGGGGCCAGGAGCTGGGCATGCTCACCGATAAGTTTGGCACGCATTGGATGATGGCCGCCCGCGCATAA
- a CDS encoding CDP-alcohol phosphatidyltransferase family protein, which yields MRDPITFTDRLRISFAWLINPTVELLDKLGVTPNMLTIVGFLGISVGAWFAAQGNFSMAGLMVLLMTPFDALDGALARRRGESQEFGAFVDSVSDRYGELVVYGGLLWWASLNNNHWLAVASYLGAFGSVLVSYIRARAQSVGLEAKVGLLSRVERYFILGPTLLFNIPLIGVSIIAIGANLTAIQRIWHVRSEARKLPAAKAAAPGKRGVARKPRK from the coding sequence ATGCGCGACCCCATAACCTTCACTGACCGCCTGCGCATTAGTTTTGCCTGGCTTATCAATCCCACCGTTGAACTTCTGGACAAACTCGGCGTCACCCCCAACATGCTCACCATCGTGGGCTTTTTGGGCATCTCGGTCGGCGCCTGGTTCGCCGCCCAGGGCAATTTTTCGATGGCGGGCTTGATGGTGCTGCTCATGACGCCCTTCGATGCCCTGGATGGCGCCCTGGCCCGCCGCCGCGGCGAATCGCAGGAATTCGGCGCCTTTGTCGACTCGGTCAGTGACCGCTACGGCGAGCTGGTGGTCTACGGTGGCCTGCTGTGGTGGGCCAGCCTCAACAACAACCACTGGCTGGCGGTGGCCAGCTACCTGGGCGCTTTTGGCTCGGTATTGGTCTCGTACATTCGTGCGCGCGCTCAAAGCGTTGGGCTGGAGGCCAAAGTGGGCCTGCTCAGCCGGGTGGAGCGCTATTTCATCCTTGGACCTACGCTGTTATTCAATATCCCGCTGATCGGCGTCAGCATCATCGCCATTGGTGCAAACCTCACTGCTATTCAACGCATCTGGCATGTGCGCAGCGAAGCGCGCAAGCTGCCTGCGGCCAAAGCCGCCGCGCCCGGCAAACGGGGCGTAGCGCGCAAGCCTCGCAAGTAA
- a CDS encoding GNAT family N-acetyltransferase, with protein sequence MSEKLQVTLRPVADEDYPALMALDHGYSTEYVWQMEVDSATPRMGARFREMRLPRLMQVAYPRPKQAQAALLAQRSLVLLAEAEGQPVGYAALTTQLVPSTAWLTDVVVAASQRRRGVGSRLALGAQAWAREHGCQRLVLEMQAKNQPAIKLAQKLAFEFAGFSDRYYENQDIALFFAKRLA encoded by the coding sequence ATGAGCGAAAAATTACAAGTTACCCTGCGCCCGGTCGCCGACGAAGACTATCCGGCCCTGATGGCGCTGGACCATGGCTATTCCACCGAATACGTCTGGCAGATGGAAGTCGACTCGGCCACCCCGCGCATGGGCGCCCGCTTCCGTGAAATGCGCCTGCCGCGCCTGATGCAGGTGGCCTACCCGCGCCCCAAGCAGGCCCAGGCCGCCCTGCTGGCGCAGCGCAGCCTGGTGCTGCTGGCCGAGGCCGAAGGCCAGCCGGTGGGCTATGCCGCCCTGACCACCCAGCTGGTGCCTTCCACCGCCTGGCTCACCGATGTGGTGGTGGCCGCCAGCCAACGCCGCCGTGGGGTGGGCAGCCGCCTGGCGCTGGGCGCCCAGGCCTGGGCGCGTGAGCACGGCTGCCAGCGCCTGGTGCTGGAGATGCAGGCCAAGAATCAGCCCGCCATCAAACTGGCCCAGAAGCTGGCCTTTGAGTTTGCTGGTTTTAGTGACCGCTATTATGAGAATCAGGATATTGCGCTGTTCTTTGCCAAACGCCTGGCATAA
- the mtnP gene encoding S-methyl-5'-thioadenosine phosphorylase, protein MNPTPELAIIGGSGLYDMPGLEDKQEHKVNTPFGEPSSPVVVGTLEGRRVAFLARHGVKHTISPTHVNYRANIYALKSLGVRWVVAVSACGSLREDFEPGHIVVPSQLFDLTRRRVNSFFDDPGLVAHIGVADPFCNSLGQQIYDACKAAGATTHLGGDFITVEGPRFSTRAESNIYRSWGLSIIGMTTSPEAFLAREAELCYGVMAHVTDYDVWHQEPVSVDMVVRTLQQNTLTVQDAIRKLAAGLHAPECACDEALATALITHKSNIAPAARKKLGILVEKYLNE, encoded by the coding sequence ATGAACCCAACCCCCGAACTCGCCATCATTGGAGGCTCCGGCTTGTACGACATGCCGGGCCTGGAAGACAAACAGGAGCATAAGGTCAATACTCCGTTCGGCGAGCCCAGCTCGCCGGTGGTGGTGGGCACGCTGGAGGGACGCCGAGTGGCGTTCCTGGCGCGCCACGGCGTCAAGCACACCATCTCGCCCACGCATGTAAACTACCGCGCCAACATCTACGCGCTCAAGTCATTGGGAGTGCGCTGGGTGGTGGCGGTCAGCGCCTGCGGCTCGCTGCGCGAGGATTTTGAGCCGGGCCATATTGTGGTGCCCAGCCAGCTATTCGACCTAACCCGCCGCCGGGTGAACTCGTTCTTCGATGACCCCGGGCTGGTGGCGCACATTGGCGTGGCTGACCCGTTCTGCAACAGTCTCGGCCAGCAGATCTACGATGCCTGCAAAGCCGCTGGCGCCACGACCCACCTGGGCGGCGATTTCATCACCGTGGAGGGGCCGCGTTTCTCTACCCGGGCCGAATCCAACATCTATCGCTCGTGGGGACTCTCCATCATCGGCATGACCACATCGCCCGAAGCGTTCCTGGCCCGCGAGGCCGAGCTGTGCTACGGCGTGATGGCGCACGTGACCGACTATGACGTATGGCACCAGGAGCCGGTGAGCGTGGATATGGTGGTGCGCACTCTGCAGCAAAACACGCTCACCGTGCAAGATGCCATTCGTAAGCTGGCCGCGGGCCTGCATGCGCCGGAGTGCGCTTGCGACGAAGCGCTGGCCACGGCGCTGATCACTCACAAGAGCAACATCGCGCCCGCGGCGCGCAAGAAGCTTGGCATCCTGGTTGAGAAATATTTGAACGAATGA
- a CDS encoding FtsW/RodA/SpoVE family cell cycle protein: protein MKVPRPLRHLLPASVSASLLRLAAAFLGLFALALTLSPAVRQRSLLPLAELRWAHWLGVVVWVLALFWLDRRTRASLPNRDPFIIPVAGLLAGWGLLTIWRLTFEFGLRQTAWLAVSCALFVLALRFRERILPMLRRYKYVWLLAGLLITALTFLFGTNPSGIGPDLWLGCCGLYFQPSELLKLLLIIYLAAYLADRQPLMTGLLPLLAPTAVMTGAVLLLLMVQRDLGTAWVFIFIYTILIYIAAGKRRVLLASALVLILAMVAGYELVGLVHARIDSWLNPWVDPTNRSYQIVQALMAIAAGGMFGRGPGLGSPGFVPVAHSDFIYTSIVEESGLLGAIALLALIAFLVVRALRISLHARDAYQRYLAIGLAAYIASQSLLIIGGNIRMLPLTGVTLPFVSYGGSSMLVSFFALLLLSLVSHDGVHRSAPVLNSRPTLIIAGLLLGAFALAAAITGWWGVVRGPDLLTRNDNARRGLSDRYVWRGALLDRDYEPLSRTGGAASEYTRDYVEPSLGNILGYSHPQFGQSGLEDGLDPILRGEERQPAWGLWMSHILYGQPSPGLDVQLSLDLELTLYSMQALEGQRGAAVVMDAASGEVLAMASQPSFNASTVAEDWPALLESEYSPLMNRAVQGAYPPGGALGPWLLAAARSQDILPEPSAETSYVLNGVTLECTREPAQLEWDALIAGACPGALAQLGLALGEQNLLALYNTLGLYSAPSVPLRQPAFTAPASLPRPGEAATGQAGMLVSPLQMARVAATLSNGGQLPAAQLALAVKDASGEWLPYTEEAAAQAVLTSAAAFSQAQRLAASDEPIWELSATALGASGQRYAWYLAGSLSRGNQPTRVVVVLLEDASPARAMSIGRELLLAALDG, encoded by the coding sequence ATGAAAGTTCCGCGCCCACTGAGGCACCTGCTGCCCGCCAGCGTCTCCGCCAGCCTGCTTCGGCTGGCGGCGGCCTTCCTGGGCCTGTTCGCGCTGGCGCTGACCCTTTCGCCGGCGGTGCGCCAGCGCAGCCTGCTGCCGCTGGCCGAGCTGCGCTGGGCGCACTGGCTGGGCGTGGTGGTGTGGGTGCTGGCGCTGTTCTGGCTCGACCGGCGTACGCGCGCCAGCCTGCCCAACCGTGACCCCTTCATCATTCCGGTGGCTGGTCTGCTGGCTGGCTGGGGCTTGCTCACGATCTGGCGGCTCACCTTCGAGTTTGGCCTGCGCCAGACCGCCTGGCTGGCGGTGAGCTGCGCCCTGTTCGTGCTGGCGCTGCGCTTCCGCGAGCGCATTTTGCCCATGTTGCGGCGCTACAAATATGTGTGGCTGCTGGCTGGCCTGCTCATCACTGCGCTCACGTTCCTGTTCGGCACCAACCCGTCAGGCATTGGGCCGGATCTATGGCTGGGTTGCTGCGGTCTGTATTTTCAACCCTCAGAACTGCTCAAGCTGCTGCTCATCATTTACCTGGCGGCTTACCTGGCCGACCGCCAGCCGCTGATGACCGGGCTGCTGCCGCTGCTGGCGCCCACGGCAGTGATGACCGGCGCGGTGTTGTTGTTGCTTATGGTGCAGCGCGATCTCGGCACGGCCTGGGTCTTTATCTTCATTTACACGATCCTGATCTACATCGCCGCGGGCAAGCGGCGTGTACTGCTGGCCAGCGCGCTGGTGCTGATCCTGGCGATGGTGGCCGGCTACGAACTGGTGGGCCTTGTGCATGCCCGCATCGACAGCTGGCTAAACCCCTGGGTAGACCCGACCAATCGCTCCTACCAGATCGTGCAGGCGCTGATGGCGATCGCCGCCGGCGGCATGTTCGGCCGCGGGCCTGGCCTGGGCAGCCCGGGCTTTGTGCCCGTGGCCCACAGCGACTTTATCTACACCTCCATCGTGGAGGAAAGCGGCCTGCTGGGCGCCATCGCCCTGCTGGCGCTGATCGCCTTCCTGGTGGTACGCGCCCTGCGCATCTCGCTGCATGCTCGGGACGCTTACCAGCGCTATCTGGCCATCGGCCTGGCCGCCTACATCGCCAGCCAGAGTTTGCTGATCATTGGCGGCAACATCCGCATGCTGCCGCTGACCGGCGTCACCCTGCCGTTCGTCTCCTACGGCGGCTCATCCATGCTGGTCTCGTTCTTTGCATTGCTGCTGCTGTCTCTGGTGAGCCATGACGGTGTGCACCGTTCGGCGCCGGTGCTCAACAGCCGCCCCACCCTGATCATTGCCGGGCTGTTGCTGGGCGCGTTCGCCCTGGCGGCCGCCATCACCGGCTGGTGGGGTGTAGTGCGCGGGCCAGACCTACTAACGCGTAACGACAATGCCCGCCGCGGCCTGTCTGACCGTTACGTCTGGCGCGGCGCCCTGCTGGATCGTGACTATGAGCCACTCTCGCGTACCGGCGGCGCGGCCAGCGAGTACACGCGTGACTATGTTGAACCGAGCCTGGGCAATATTCTGGGCTATTCGCACCCGCAATTCGGCCAGTCTGGCCTGGAAGATGGGCTCGACCCGATCCTGCGTGGCGAAGAACGCCAGCCAGCCTGGGGCCTATGGATGAGCCATATTCTGTACGGCCAGCCATCGCCCGGGCTGGATGTGCAATTGAGCCTGGACCTGGAGCTGACCCTGTACAGCATGCAAGCGCTGGAGGGCCAGCGCGGCGCTGCAGTGGTGATGGATGCGGCCAGCGGTGAAGTGCTGGCAATGGCATCCCAGCCCAGCTTCAATGCCAGCACTGTGGCTGAAGACTGGCCCGCCCTGCTGGAAAGCGAATATTCGCCATTGATGAACCGCGCCGTGCAAGGCGCCTACCCGCCGGGCGGCGCCCTGGGGCCATGGCTGCTAGCCGCCGCCCGCAGCCAGGACATACTGCCCGAGCCCAGCGCTGAGACAAGCTATGTGCTGAACGGCGTGACGCTGGAATGCACTCGGGAACCTGCTCAGCTGGAGTGGGACGCGTTGATCGCAGGTGCGTGCCCGGGCGCGCTGGCGCAGTTGGGCCTGGCGCTGGGCGAGCAGAACCTGCTGGCCCTGTACAACACGCTGGGCCTATATAGCGCACCCAGCGTGCCGCTGCGCCAGCCGGCGTTCACTGCGCCGGCCAGCCTGCCGCGGCCGGGTGAGGCCGCCACCGGCCAGGCAGGGATGCTGGTGAGCCCGCTGCAAATGGCCCGCGTGGCAGCCACGCTGAGCAACGGCGGCCAGCTGCCGGCTGCCCAGCTGGCGCTGGCGGTGAAAGACGCCAGCGGCGAGTGGCTGCCATATACGGAGGAAGCGGCCGCGCAAGCAGTGCTGACCAGCGCGGCCGCCTTCAGCCAGGCCCAGCGCCTGGCCGCCAGCGATGAGCCGATATGGGAACTGAGCGCAACCGCGCTCGGCGCCAGCGGGCAACGCTACGCCTGGTACCTGGCCGGCAGCCTGAGCCGCGGCAACCAGCCGACCCGCGTGGTGGTCGTGCTGCTGGAGGATGCCAGCCCGGCACGTGCCATGTCCATCGGCCGCGAACTGCTGCTGGCGGCGTTGGATGGATAG